Proteins encoded by one window of Aphidius gifuensis isolate YNYX2018 linkage group LG2, ASM1490517v1, whole genome shotgun sequence:
- the LOC122848429 gene encoding putative tricarboxylate transport protein, mitochondrial yields the protein MESDKNLEKSDTVIIDPLWQKNQVFTSRGNDVIGNPHLSKPRLQDKSATAPSSGNIGLKGIIAGGITGGIEICITYPTEYVKTQLQLDGKTGAGKQYNGIYDCVKKTINTNGFFGLYRGLSVLVYGSIPKSAVRFGSFETVKKQLVDDEGKLNAQRKLLAGLCAGVSEAILAVTPMETVKVKFINDQRSGNPRFQGFFHGVSLIVKENGFKGIYQGLMPTIMKQGSNQAIRFFVMETMKDYYRGDDNNKVVPKPMIGLFGACAGAASVFGNTPIDVVKTRMQGLEASKYKSSLDCAVQVWKNEGPRAFYKGTVPRLGRVCLDVAITFMIYDSFMDLFKKVWP from the exons ATGGAgagtgataaaaatttagaaaaatccGACACCGTGATAATCGATCCACTGTggcaaaaaaatcaagtttttacATCACGCGGTAATGATGTTATTGGAAATCCTCATCTATCAAAACCCCGGCTCCAAGATAAATCTGCCACCGCCCCATCCTCTGGAAATATTGGTCTCAAAGGAATTATTGCCG gtGGAATAACTGGTGGTATTGAAATATGCATAACATATCCAACGGAATATGTTAAAACTCAATTACAATTAGATGGTAAAACTGGTGCTGGTAAACAATACAATGGAATTTATGattgtgttaaaaaaacaataaatacaaatggATTTTTTGGATTGTATCGTGGTTTATCAGTATTGGTTTATGGCTCAATACCAAAATCAGCAGTTAGATTTGGATCATTTGAAACAGTTAAAAAACaacttgttgatgatgaaggaaaattaaatgcacaaagaaaattattagctGGTCTTTGTGCTGGTGTGTCTGAGGCAATATTAGCTGTAACACCAATGGAAACAgttaaagttaaatttatcaatgatcAAAGATCTGGTAATCCAAGATTTCAAGGATTTTTTCATGGAGTCAGTCTCATTGTCAAAGAAaatg gaTTCAAGGGAATTTATCAAGGATTAATGCCAACAATAATGAAACAGGGTTCAAATCAAGCCATAAGATTTTTCGTTATGGAAACAATGAAAGATTATTATCgtggtgatgataataataaagtagtACCAAAACCAATGATTGGTTTATTTGGTGCATGTGCTGGTGCAGCATCTGTATTTGGCAATACACCAATTGACGTTGTAAAAACAAGGATGcag ggTCTTGAAGCATCAAAATACAAGAGTAGCTTGGATTGTGCTGTTCAAGTATGGAAAAATGAAGGACCAAGAGCATTTTACAAAGGAACTGTACCAAGATTAGGAAGAGTTTGTCTTGATGTTGCAATAACATTTATGATTTATGATTCATTCATGGATCTTTTCAAGAAAGTCTGgccataa
- the LOC122848422 gene encoding SWI/SNF-related matrix-associated actin-dependent regulator of chromatin subfamily B member 1-A isoform X1, whose product MALRTYGDKPISFQVEENGEYYCIGSEVGNYLRLFRGSLYKRYPGMYRRSITNDERKKLVELGLSQHVLASSVSLLRASEVEDIIEGNDDKYKAVSVHSTEPPAPREGKSKKSMPWVPSLPNSSHLDAVPQATPINRNRVHNKKVRTFPLCYDDTDPSSNIENAAAQEMLVPIRLDMEIEGQKLRDTFTWNKNESLITPEQFAEVLCDDLDLNPLTFVPAIAQAIRQQIEAFPQETLIEDQCDQRVIIKLNIHVGNTSLVDQVEWDMSEKENNPEKFAMKLCAELGLGGEFVTAIAYSVRGQLSWHQRTYAFSEAPLPTVEVPFRPPSEADQWAPFLETLTDAEMEKKIRDQDRNTRRMRRLANTTPGCKKKEKIH is encoded by the exons atggctCTACGTACATACGGTGATAAACCAATAAGTTTTCAAGTTGAAGAAAATGGagaatattattgtattggTTCAGAAGTTGGTAATTATTTACGTTTATTTCGTGGATCATTATATAAACGTTATCCAGGAATGTACAGAAGATCAATAACAaatgatgaaagaaaaaaattagttgaattGGGTCTTAGTCAGCATGTATTAGCATCAAGTGTATCATTATTACGTGCAAGTGAAGTTGAAGATATTATTGAaggtaatgatgataaatataaagcaGTATCAGTACATTCAACTGAACCACCAGCACCAAGAGAAGgtaaatctaaaaaatcaaTGCCATGGGTACCAAGTTTACCAAATAGTTCACATTTGGATGCTGTACCACAAGCAACACCAATTAATCGTAATCgtgtacataataaaaaagttagaaCATTTCCACTTTGTTATGATGATACTGAtccatcatcaaatattgaaaatgcTGCTGCACAAGAAATGCTTGTACCAATACGTCTTGACATGGAAATTGAAGGACAAAAATTACGTGATACATTTACATGGAATAAAAAtg aaagtTTAATAACACCAGAACAATTTGCTGAGGTATTGTGTGATGACTTGGACTTGAATCCATTGACATTTGTTCCGGCAATTGCACAAGCAATTCGTCAACAAATTGAAGCATTTCCACAAGAAACATTAATTGAAGATCAATGTGATCAAcgagttattattaaattaaatattcatgttGGTAATACATCATTGGTTGATCAAGTTGAATGGGATATgtctgaaaaagaaaataatccaGAAAAATTTGCTATGAAATTATGTGCTGAGCTTGGTCTTGGTGGTGAATTTGTAACAGCAATTGCTTACAG tgTTAGAGGACAATTGTCCTGGCATCAAAGAACTTATGCATTTTCAGAAGCACCATTGCCAACTGTTGAGGTGCCATTTAGACCACCATCTGAAGCTGATCAATGGGCACCATTTTTAGAAACACTTACTGACGCTGAAATGGAAAAGAAAATTCGTGATCAAGATCGAAATACaag acGTATGCGACGACTTGCCAACACTACACCAGGCtg taaaaaaaaagaaaaaattcattaa
- the LOC122848422 gene encoding SWI/SNF-related matrix-associated actin-dependent regulator of chromatin subfamily B member 1 isoform X2, whose amino-acid sequence MALRTYGDKPISFQVEENGEYYCIGSEVGNYLRLFRGSLYKRYPGMYRRSITNDERKKLVELGLSQHVLASSVSLLRASEVEDIIEGNDDKYKAVSVHSTEPPAPREGKSKKSMPWVPSLPNSSHLDAVPQATPINRNRVHNKKVRTFPLCYDDTDPSSNIENAAAQEMLVPIRLDMEIEGQKLRDTFTWNKNESLITPEQFAEVLCDDLDLNPLTFVPAIAQAIRQQIEAFPQETLIEDQCDQRVIIKLNIHVGNTSLVDQVEWDMSEKENNPEKFAMKLCAELGLGGEFVTAIAYSVRGQLSWHQRTYAFSEAPLPTVEVPFRPPSEADQWAPFLETLTDAEMEKKIRDQDRNTRRMRRLANTTPGW is encoded by the exons atggctCTACGTACATACGGTGATAAACCAATAAGTTTTCAAGTTGAAGAAAATGGagaatattattgtattggTTCAGAAGTTGGTAATTATTTACGTTTATTTCGTGGATCATTATATAAACGTTATCCAGGAATGTACAGAAGATCAATAACAaatgatgaaagaaaaaaattagttgaattGGGTCTTAGTCAGCATGTATTAGCATCAAGTGTATCATTATTACGTGCAAGTGAAGTTGAAGATATTATTGAaggtaatgatgataaatataaagcaGTATCAGTACATTCAACTGAACCACCAGCACCAAGAGAAGgtaaatctaaaaaatcaaTGCCATGGGTACCAAGTTTACCAAATAGTTCACATTTGGATGCTGTACCACAAGCAACACCAATTAATCGTAATCgtgtacataataaaaaagttagaaCATTTCCACTTTGTTATGATGATACTGAtccatcatcaaatattgaaaatgcTGCTGCACAAGAAATGCTTGTACCAATACGTCTTGACATGGAAATTGAAGGACAAAAATTACGTGATACATTTACATGGAATAAAAAtg aaagtTTAATAACACCAGAACAATTTGCTGAGGTATTGTGTGATGACTTGGACTTGAATCCATTGACATTTGTTCCGGCAATTGCACAAGCAATTCGTCAACAAATTGAAGCATTTCCACAAGAAACATTAATTGAAGATCAATGTGATCAAcgagttattattaaattaaatattcatgttGGTAATACATCATTGGTTGATCAAGTTGAATGGGATATgtctgaaaaagaaaataatccaGAAAAATTTGCTATGAAATTATGTGCTGAGCTTGGTCTTGGTGGTGAATTTGTAACAGCAATTGCTTACAG tgTTAGAGGACAATTGTCCTGGCATCAAAGAACTTATGCATTTTCAGAAGCACCATTGCCAACTGTTGAGGTGCCATTTAGACCACCATCTGAAGCTGATCAATGGGCACCATTTTTAGAAACACTTACTGACGCTGAAATGGAAAAGAAAATTCGTGATCAAGATCGAAATACaag acGTATGCGACGACTTGCCAACACTACACCAGGCtggtaa
- the LOC122848435 gene encoding HMG box-containing protein 4-like gives MDLLTSPKRPKKLDKMVGIGRKNKFKNQEDVNFKQESSTDPEQSMSETEFDGIQDQDDEMIGANENYFMETIKQEEIDPLFIDKSDIEVSNSYLSSSSSFDDVNIEQSHNEKARVTAYTLWAKNIRKELTEKCPYMDFTAISKRLGALWATVPNTEKHKWRKRAKHLADIYRNNNQTLIKKTSMRKRKTKNSMESPMAFGISSSTNDNNSSSNNKISKKLINDPVIGTGTYKVIGTEPVDVAAYLKLLGESLMIIGKRLKEHEGQIAVSGSVSVLLDSLLCALGPLMCLTKQIPETATSISQNTLTNMLDNISYIMPGL, from the exons ATGGACTTGTTGACATCTCCAAAACGTCCAAAAAAACTGG ataAAATGGTTGGAattggaagaaaaaataaatttaaaaatcaagaagatgttaattttaaacaagaaTCAAGTACTGATCCAGAGCAATCAATGTCAGAGACAGAATTTGATGGTATTCAAGATCAAGATGACGAAATGATTGgagcaaatgaaaattattttatggaaacaataaaacaagaagaaattgatccattatttattgataaaagtgATATTGAAGTATCaaattcatatttatcatcatcatcatcatttgatgATGTAAATATTGAACAATCTCATAATGAA AAAGCACGAGTTACAGCTTACACCCTGTGGGCCAAAAATATTCGTAAAGAATTGACTGAAAAATGTCCATACATGG ATTTTACTGCAATATCAAAACGTCTTGGTGCACTCTGGGCAACTGTTCCAAATACTGAAAAACATAAATGGCGAAAACGTGCGAAACATTTAGCTGatatatatcgaaataataatcaaacattaattaaaaaaacatcaatgagaaaaagaaaaa cTAAAAATTCTATGGAAAGTCCAATGGCATTTGgtatttcatcatcaacaaatgataataattcatcaagtaataataaaataagtaaaaaattaataaatgatccTGTTATTGGTACAGGAACATACAAAGTCATTGGTACTGAGCCAGTTGATGTTGctgcatatttaaaattacttggtGAAAGTTTAATGATTATTGGTAAACGTCTTAAAGAACATGAGGGTCAAATTGCTGTATCAGGAAGTGTATCAGTACTTCTTGATTCTTTATTATGTGCATTGGGTCCATTGATGTGTTTAACTAAACAAATACCAGAAACAGCAACATCAATTAGTCAAAATACACTTACAAATATGCTTGATAATATCTCATATATAATGCCTggattgtaa
- the LOC122848420 gene encoding signal peptide peptidase-like 3 produces the protein MATNGQVDYQWAYSIMDSSRVSTFLISILLIVYGSFRSLNMEQEAREREKEKERSNLLSGLTSTAGSSDCGAAGVQTLDTMHALCLPLGASVSLLIMFFFFDSMQMLFAICTAIIATVALAFLLLPMCQYIIRPCSDGNKISFGVCGRFTGAELLSFSLSVSIVCIWVLTGHWLLMDAMGMGLCVAFIAFVRLPSLKVSTLLLTGLLIYDVFWVFFSSYIFSTNVMVKVATRPADNPVGLVARRLHLGGVVREAPKLSLPGKLVFPSMHQAGHFSMLGLGDVVMPGLLLCFVLRYDAYKKSQLIPGGCEAGVPPPRHLGRISYFHCSLIGYFLGLLTATVSSEIFKAAQPALLYLVPFTLLPLLTMAYLKGDLRRMWSEPFITHPPSKHMDV, from the exons ATGGCCACCAATGGCCAAGTGGATTACCAGTG gGCATATTCAATTATGGATTCGTCCAGggtttcaacatttttaatttctatattaCTTATTGTATATGGAAGTTTTAGATCATTAAATATGGAACAAGAAGCtagagaaagagaaaaagaaaaagaacgtagtaatttattatcagGTTTAACAAGTACTGCTGGAAGTAGTGATTGTGGTGCTGCTGGTGTACAAACATTAGATACAATGCATGCTTTATGTCTACCTCTTGGTGCTTCCGTATCTCTACttataatgtttttcttttttgatagtATGCAAATGTTATTTGCAATTTGTACAGCAA tTATTGCAACAGTTGCActtgcatttttattattaccaatGTGTCAGTATATAATACGTCCATGTTCAGAtggtaataaaatatcatttggtGTTTGTGGAAGATTTACTGGTgctgaattattatcattttcattgagTGTCAGTATTGTATGTATATGGGTATTAACTGGTCATTGGTTACTCATGGATGCAATGGGTATGGGTTTATGTGTTGCATTTATTGCATTTGTACGTTTACCAAGTTTAAAAGTATCAACATTATTACTAACTGGATTACTTATTTATGATGTATTTtgggtatttttttcatcatatatatTCAGTACAAATGTTATGGTTAAG GTTGCAACACGTCCTGCTGATAATCCTGTTGGTCTTGTTGCACGTAGATTACATCTTGGTGGTGTTGTACGTGAAGCACCAAAATTATCATTACCTGGAAAATTAGTATTTCCATCAATGCATCAAGCTGGACATTTTTCAATGCTTGGTCTTGGTGATGTTGTTATGCctggtttattattatgttttgtaTTACGTTAtgatgcatataaaaaaagccAATTAATACCAGGTGGTTGTGAAGCTGGTGTACCACCACCAAGACATCTTGGACGTATtagttattttcattgttcattaattGGTTATTTTCTTGGTTTATTAACAGCAACTGTTAGCTCAGAAATATTTAAAGCAGCACAACCAGCATTACTTTATCTTGTGCCGTTTACGCTTTTACCATTATTAACAATGGCATATTTAAag ggTGATTTACGTAGAATGTGGAGTGAACCATTTATAACACATCCACCATCAAAACACATGGATGTTTGA
- the LOC122848423 gene encoding protein orai-2-like, translated as MSNSLNNLDNKEYNLKMLSSDCPSVIMRIDKLKINNEKEEEIIKKLNKSTQIDFSNNSKIWKAIPNRKPRPLSLSSGYIQKSNHYNQTIINTPKNLLYESKSEVVLSPRTRINTPNKFVSLDIDNINNQYKQTTTTTTTSGSLYTPYSESNISNSCCNCCCNCTNNAKQSNHNKKLIEDYDHDGPQGLSWRRLHMSRAKLKATATTSELLSGFAMVAMVELQINDPTTVPEWLFIMFAVCTTVLVSVHIFALMISTYLLPNVEAISKLQIASLITESPHERMRGFIELAWAFSTVLGLFLFLVEVAILCWVKFWDYSIMAATASTIIVIPVLIVFVAFAVHFYHSLVVYKCETSISDLEELESIKKKLDNVQTSV; from the exons atgtcaaatagtttaaataatttagacaataaagaatataatttaaaaatgttatcgAGTGATTGTCCAAGTGTCATTATGagaatagataaattaaaaataaataatgaaaaagaagaagaaataataaaaaaattaaataaatcaacgcaaattgatttttcaaataattcaaaaatatggAAAGCAATACCAAATCGTAAACCACgtccattatcattatcatctggttatatacaaaaatcaaatcattataatcaaacaataataaatacaccaaaaaatttattatacgaATCAAAAAGTGAAGTTGTTTTATCACCAAGAACAAGAATAAATACtccaaataaatttgtatcacttgatattgataatattaataatcaatataaacaaacaacaacaacaacaacaacaagtggtTCATTATACACACCATATTCAGAAAGTAATATATCAAATTCATGctgtaattgttgttgtaattgtacAAACAATGCCAAACAAtcaaatcataataaaaaattaattgaagatTATGATCATGATGGTCCACAAGGTTTATCATGGAGACGTTTACACATGAGCAGAGCTAAACTAaaagcaacagcaacaacatctGAATTATTATCAGGATTTGCTATG GTTGCAATGGTTGAGCTACAAATAAATGATCCAACAACAGTACCAGAAtggttatttattatgtttgcTGTATGTACAACAGTACTTGTATCAGTTCATATATTTGCATTGATGATTAGTACATATTTATTACCAAATGTTGAAGCAATTAGTAAATTACAAATAGCTAGTCTTATAACTGAATCACCGCATGAAAGAATGCGTGGTTTTATTGAATTAGCATGGGCATTTTCAACAGTacttggattatttttatttcttgttgaaGTTGCTATTTTATGTTGGGTTAAATTTTGGGATTATTCAATTATGGCTGCAACTGCTAgtactattattgttataccagttttaattgtttttgttgcaTTTGCtgtacatttttatcattcattgGTTGTTTATAAATGTGAAACATCAATAAGTGATCTAGAAGAACttgaaagtattaaaaaaaaattggacaaTGTACAAACatctgtttaa